The proteins below come from a single Macrobrachium nipponense isolate FS-2020 chromosome 17, ASM1510439v2, whole genome shotgun sequence genomic window:
- the LOC135196383 gene encoding mitochondrial ribonuclease P protein 1 homolog, which yields MMVLTNHHRAIGRAVLTVVCSSPYSYRIPSCAARLYSSASLQYSCIWRSHRHSSFRKNYIHSIKQLPLLHQGLHVQCYCTKAKQIDCEPIRIPSADITNGNEMSVSEAHMSASKPVCDVEYTNEAEDESFDRRALIELEVELLRQDAGQVPHTLTPAQWEELLDKPSRSSRQKYLRFLFLNQKKRENEKQKKELKKLEREKERESTHRSSNRYISEDGHIQYGLWCNTMFLRIHDASMNHYHNGRVMSALMYGQPLVIDLGFDDHMTTKERQNCANQLVGAFAFNRTHADPFYLHFCNAERNADTVKRLHRFIPTMYDLDFPLTVTPESYLDCFPKEKLVYLSPHCKEELTEYDHDAVYIIGGIVDLADSEPLSMAKARKEGIRMQKFPLERYLEWGVGGKSLTVNQTVNIMLDLKHTGDWKYALRHIPKRKLKKYEDSQEELKDYIRKQLRKKPRYIPRSNYQVKRFYED from the exons ATGATGGTCTTGACAAATCACCACAGAGCAATAGGGAGGGCAGTTCTTACAGTGGTGTGCAGCAGCCCTTATTCGTATCGTATACCATCATGTGCAGCACGATTATACTCTTCAGCTTCTTTACAATATTCCTGTATATG GAGATCACATAGACATTCTTCTTTTCGCAAGAATTATATTCACTCAATTAAACAGTTACCTTTACTACACCAAGGTTTGCATGTACAGTGCTATTGTACAAAAGCAAAACAGATTGATTGTGAACCAATAAGAATACCTTCAGCAGACATTACAAATGGCAATGAAATGTCAGTCAGTGAAGCTCACATGAGTGCTTCCAAACCTGTGTGTGATGTTGAATACACAAATGAAGCTGAAGATGAATCATTTGATCGAAGAGCCTTGATAGAATTAGAAGTGGAACTTTTACGCCAAGATGCAGGCCAAGTCCCACACACACTCACTCCAGCACAGTGGGAAGAGCTTCTTGACAAACCATCTCGATCGTCTCGACAAAAatatttgaggtttttatttttgaaccaaaagaaaagagaaaatgagaagcagaagaaggaactgaaaaaattagaaagagaaaaagaaagagaatctACACATAGATCAAGCAATCGTTATATATCAGAAGATGGACATATACAGTATGGGTTGTGGTGTAATACTATGTTTCTCCGTATTCACGATGCCTCAATGAATCACTATCACAATGGCAGAGTTATGTCAGCCCTGATGTACGGTCAGCCACTTGTTATTGATCTAGGTTTTGATGACCACATGACTACAAAGGAACGACAGAACTGTGCAAATCAGCTTGTG gGTGCATTTGCCTTCAACCGAACTCATGCTGATCCATTTTATCTACATTTTTGCAATGCTGAAAGAAATGCTGATACTGTGAAGAGGCTACATCGTTTCATTCCAACGATGTACGAT CTTGATTTCCCCCTGACTGTCACTCCAGAAAGCTATCTCGATTGCTTTCCCAAAGAAAAACTTGTTTACCTCAGTCCTCACTGTAAGGAAGAATTAACAGAGTATGACCATGATGCTGTGTATATCATAGGGGGAATTGTAGACCTTGCTGATTCTGAACCTCTTAGCATGGCCAAGGCGAGGAAAGAAGGAATTCGAATGCAGAAATTTCCACTAGAAAG GTATCTTGAGTGGGGTGTTGGTGGTAAAAGTCTAACAGTCAATCAGACCGTGAACATAATGCTTGATTTAAAGCATACAG GTGACTGGAAGTATGCATTGAGACATATACCAAagagaaaactgaagaaatatgaaGACAGTCAAGAGGAACTTAAAGATTATATTAGAAAGCAGCTAAGAAAGAAGCCAAGATATATTCCAAGATCAAATTATCA